A genomic region of Raphanus sativus cultivar WK10039 chromosome 6, ASM80110v3, whole genome shotgun sequence contains the following coding sequences:
- the LOC130497081 gene encoding flotillin-like protein 3: MGYKVARASEYLAITGGGIKDIKLAKKSWVLPWQSCTVFDVSPVNYTFEVQAMSSEKLPFILPAVFTIGPRVDDAHALLLYAMLMSQHDKHSNHVNELVQGVIEGETRVLVASMTMEEVFKGTKEFKKEVFEKVQLELNQFGLVIYNANVKQLVDVPGHEYFSYLGQKTQMEAANQAKIDVAEAKMKGEVGAKERTGLTIQNAAKIDAESKIISTQRLGEGTKEEIKVKTEVQVFQNEKAALVAQADAALAIQKADLTKSSRVAEVEAAKAVAMREAELQTQVEKMNALTRTEKLKAEFLSKATVEYETKVQEANWELYDKQKKAEAVLYEKQKQAEATKAAADAAFYAKQREAEGLVAMANAQGTYIKTLLGAVDNNYSAMRDFLMINNGIYQDIAKTNAVAIRDLQPKISVWNQGGGGGGVDQGMSSGGMKDIAGLYKMLPPVLDTVYEQTGMQPPAWIGTLRGAESSQ; encoded by the exons atgGGTTACAAAGTCGCTAGAGCATCGGAGTATCTTGCCATCACTGGTGGTGGTATCAAAGACATCAAGCTTGCCAAGAAGTCTTGGGTGCTTCCATGGCAGTCCTGCACCGTCTTCGATGTTTCTCCGGTCAACTACACGTTCGAGGTCCAGGCCATGAGTTCCGAGAAGCTCCCTTTTATTCTCCCCGCCGTTTTTACAATCGGTCCACGCGTTGATGACGCTCACGCTCTCTTGTTGTACGCCATGCTTATGTCTCAGCACGATAAGCACTCGAATCACGTCAACGAGCTTGTTCAGGGTGTTATCGAGGGAGAGACTCGTGTTCTTGTTGCTTCCATGACCATGGAAGAGGTCTTCAAAG GTACAAAGGAGTTCAAGAAGGAAGTATTTGAGAAGGTCCAACTTGAGCTAAACCAGTTTGGTCTTGTGATCTACAACGCCAATGTCAAGCAGCTCGTTGATGTGCCTGGACATGAGTACTTCTCTTATTTGGGTCAGAAGACTCAGATGGAAGCAGCTAACCAAGCCAAGATCGATGTAGCAGAGGCAAAGATGAAGGGAGAAGTTGGTGCCAAAGAACGTACCGGGCTCACCATCCAGAATGCAGCAAAGATTGACGCTGAGTCAAAGATCATCTCCACTCAGAGGCTTGGAGAAGGAACAAAAGAAGAGATCAAGGTCAAGACTGAGGTCCAGGTGTTTCAGAATGAGAAGGCGGCTCTTGTTGCTCAGGCTGATGCAGCACTTGCGATTCAGAAGGCTGATTTGACCAAAAGCTCTCGTGTGGCTGAGGTTGAAGCTGCCAAGGCAGTTGCTATGAGGGAAGCTGAGCTTCAAACTCAAGTTGAGAAAATGAATGCTTTGACTCGGACAGAGAAGCTCAAAGCTGAGTTCCTCAGCAAAGCCACTGTTGAATATGAGACCAAG GTGCAAGAAGCAAACTGGGAGTTATACGACAAGCAAAAGAAAGCAGAAGCTGTTCTTTACGAGAAGCAGAAGCAAGCGGAGGCGACCAAAGCTGCAGCTGATGCAGCCTTCTATGCTAAACAGAGAGAAGCAGAGGGACTTGTCGCTATGGCCAATGCTCAAGGGACTTATATCAAAACCCTCCTAGGCGCAGTTGACAACAACTACTCAGCAATGAGGGATTTCTTGATGATCAACAATGGAATTTATCAAGATATCGCCAAGACCAATGCTGTGGCCATCAGGGACTTGCAGCCTAAGATCAGTGTGTGGAACcaaggtggtggtggtggtggtgttgaTCAGGGAATGAGCAGTGGTGGTATGAAGGATATTGCTGGACTCTACAAGATGTTGCCACCGGTTCTTGATACGGTTTATGAGCAGACCGGAATGCAGCCACCGGCTTGGATTGGTACACTACGTGGTGCTGAGTCCAGTCAGTAA
- the LOC108811763 gene encoding precursor of elicitor peptide 1 isoform X1 has translation MEKYERLSEEETYWWIPFKFLDQILKAILKCLGLLHHDSPSTKTESSPVTSNQPLQEEEEEEDVVMAENATITSTGSKIVVTSRGTKMKAKPRKKEEKSTGRSGKHHKYDL, from the exons ATGGAAAAATATGAGAGActaagtgaagaagaaacttatTGGTGGATACCATTTAAGTTCCTCGACCAAATTCTTAAAGCTATCCTCAAGTGCCTTGGTCTTCTTCATCATGATTCTCCATCCACGAAAACGGAGTCGTCTCCGGTGACTTCAAACCAGCCG TtgcaggaagaagaagaagaagaagatgttgtGATGGCAGAAAACGCCACTATAACGAGTACGGGGAGTAAAATCGTTGTGACGAGTAGAGGGACAAAGATGAAGGCAAAGCcaaggaagaaggaagagaaaAGCACGGGCCGTTCTGGCAAACATCACAAATACGATCTTTAG
- the LOC108811763 gene encoding precursor of elicitor peptide 1 isoform X2, giving the protein MEKYERLSEEETYWWIPFKFLDQILKAILKCLGLLHHDSPSTKTESSPVTSNQPEEEEEEDVVMAENATITSTGSKIVVTSRGTKMKAKPRKKEEKSTGRSGKHHKYDL; this is encoded by the exons ATGGAAAAATATGAGAGActaagtgaagaagaaacttatTGGTGGATACCATTTAAGTTCCTCGACCAAATTCTTAAAGCTATCCTCAAGTGCCTTGGTCTTCTTCATCATGATTCTCCATCCACGAAAACGGAGTCGTCTCCGGTGACTTCAAACCAGCCG gaagaagaagaagaagaagatgttgtGATGGCAGAAAACGCCACTATAACGAGTACGGGGAGTAAAATCGTTGTGACGAGTAGAGGGACAAAGATGAAGGCAAAGCcaaggaagaaggaagagaaaAGCACGGGCCGTTCTGGCAAACATCACAAATACGATCTTTAG
- the LOC108807815 gene encoding LOW QUALITY PROTEIN: elicitor peptide 3-like (The sequence of the model RefSeq protein was modified relative to this genomic sequence to represent the inferred CDS: deleted 2 bases in 1 codon) has translation MENLRNGEEGDSHQIPFMLFDQSSVTAPLLKCLGLESSSSSSSGSSLSSHNEEEEDIEMKEDEDDMTVEITERRLQKSKPRPKPKPSPGKGGKVN, from the exons ATGGAGAATCTAAGAAATGGCGAAGAAGGCGACTCTCATCAGATCCCGTTTATGTTATTTGATCAATCTTCAGTAACGGCTCCTCTCTTGAAGTGTCTTGGTCTAGAAAGTTCTTCATCCTCATCTTCTGGCTCTTCTTTGTCATCTCAcaacgaggaagaagaagat atcGAGATGaaagaggatgaagatgatATGACCGTTGAGATCACAGAGCGGAGGTTGCAAAAGAGTAAGCCTAGGCCTAAGCCGAAGCCAAGCCCAGGAAAAGGTGGCAAAGTCAACTAG